One segment of Gammaproteobacteria bacterium DNA contains the following:
- the hflD gene encoding high frequency lysogenization protein HflD: MPKTDHDRVIALAGVMQAVDLVRNVAQRGQVNADDFETCMSSLLQVDSSSSEDVYGGVTRLHSGLRLLEEQLHNPRDKELTRYVLTLLSLERILARRKDLLDVIGAGIQDINRNLAHFPVTHSNTIARFAELYLQTISTLSRRIMVSGAQIHLNNPENANRIRALLLAGIRAAILWRQSGGTRLGLLLRRNVLLRETRLLLAELK, encoded by the coding sequence ATGCCCAAAACCGATCATGATCGCGTCATCGCCCTGGCCGGCGTGATGCAAGCCGTTGATCTCGTGCGCAACGTTGCGCAGCGGGGTCAAGTCAACGCCGACGATTTCGAGACCTGTATGAGCAGTCTGCTCCAGGTGGATTCCTCCAGCAGCGAGGACGTGTACGGCGGCGTGACCCGACTTCATTCGGGTCTGCGCCTGCTAGAGGAACAGCTCCATAATCCGCGGGACAAGGAGTTAACTCGTTACGTGCTGACCTTGTTAAGCTTGGAGCGCATCCTGGCGCGGCGCAAAGACCTGCTGGATGTGATTGGCGCAGGCATTCAGGACATTAATCGCAATCTGGCGCATTTTCCGGTTACGCACAGCAACACGATTGCCCGATTTGCGGAGCTTTATTTGCAAACAATCAGCACCCTGTCGCGCCGCATCATGGTCAGCGGCGCGCAGATTCACCTGAACAATCCGGAAAACGCCAATCGAATTCGGGCGTTGCTGCTGGCAGGGATCCGGGCAGCGATTCTTTGGCGGCAAAGCGGCGGCACCCGACTTGGCCTGCTGCTGCGACGCAATGTTCTGTTGCGCGAAACCCGATTGTTGCTCGCCGAGCTGAAGTGA
- a CDS encoding phasin family protein: MSNDMLAKMSEQYQNFLSPVIKANRLSAANLEALVNFQMSALQSYVDMAMTRMKAAAEISDPASLQTFLTSQAETISSLNQKFMEDTKALGDMMGRFKAEFDKLVKESLPPGKS; the protein is encoded by the coding sequence ATGAGTAACGATATGTTGGCCAAAATGTCCGAGCAGTATCAAAATTTTCTGAGTCCCGTCATCAAAGCCAACAGGTTATCCGCCGCCAATTTGGAAGCGCTGGTCAATTTCCAGATGAGCGCTTTGCAATCGTATGTCGATATGGCTATGACGCGGATGAAAGCCGCCGCCGAGATCAGCGATCCGGCCAGTTTACAGACTTTTCTGACCAGTCAAGCCGAGACGATCTCCAGTCTGAATCAGAAGTTCATGGAAGACACTAAAGCGCTGGGCGATATGATGGGACGCTTCAAGGCTGAATTTGACAAGCTGGTTAAGGAAAGCCTGCCGCCGGGCAAATCATGA
- the mnmA gene encoding tRNA 2-thiouridine(34) synthase MnmA: protein MSKTRIVVGLSGGVDSSVAALLLVEQGYEVHGVFMKNWEDSFEAGYCAAAEDLDDAQVVCETLDIPLHTVNFTAEYQERVFRYFLEEYRRGRTPNPDILCNTEIKFRAFLNHARHLGADAIATGHYVRRIEQDGGQRLLKGRDPGKDQSYFLYGLDQQQLASAWFPVGDLLKSEVRERAAVAGLVTHAKKDSTGICFIGERRFREFLNRYLPAQPGQIQTVDGQPIGEHAGLMFHTIGQRQGLGIGGQRQGSGEPWYVTGKDLEHNILIVAQGHNHPALFHRRLRASPLHWIAGEPPTLPLTCMAKIRYRQPDQLCVLETLEKDRAEVRFTEPQRAITPGQSVVFYQNEECLGGGIIETGYN, encoded by the coding sequence ATGTCTAAAACCCGAATCGTCGTCGGTTTGTCCGGCGGGGTGGATTCTTCGGTAGCCGCCCTGTTGCTCGTTGAACAGGGATACGAAGTCCATGGCGTGTTCATGAAAAACTGGGAGGACTCCTTTGAAGCGGGTTATTGCGCCGCCGCCGAGGACCTGGATGACGCCCAGGTTGTGTGCGAGACTCTGGACATCCCGCTGCACACGGTCAACTTCACCGCTGAATATCAGGAACGGGTGTTTCGCTACTTCCTGGAGGAATATCGCCGGGGCCGGACGCCGAACCCGGATATTCTATGCAACACCGAAATCAAATTTCGGGCTTTTCTTAACCATGCTCGTCACCTGGGCGCAGATGCCATCGCCACTGGCCACTATGTTCGGCGCATCGAACAAGACGGCGGTCAGCGCCTGCTCAAGGGTCGCGATCCAGGTAAGGATCAAAGTTATTTCCTTTACGGACTCGATCAGCAGCAATTGGCCAGCGCCTGGTTCCCTGTCGGCGATCTGCTGAAATCCGAAGTGCGGGAACGGGCTGCGGTCGCCGGGCTGGTCACTCACGCCAAAAAAGATAGCACCGGCATCTGCTTCATTGGCGAGCGCCGGTTCCGGGAATTTCTAAACCGTTATTTGCCCGCCCAACCTGGGCAGATTCAGACGGTGGATGGTCAACCGATCGGCGAGCATGCCGGCCTGATGTTCCACACCATTGGCCAGCGCCAGGGATTAGGAATCGGTGGACAACGTCAGGGCAGCGGCGAACCGTGGTATGTGACGGGAAAGGATCTGGAACATAATATCCTGATCGTTGCCCAGGGTCACAATCACCCGGCCTTGTTTCATCGCCGGTTGCGCGCCTCGCCACTGCACTGGATCGCCGGCGAGCCGCCTACGCTGCCGCTCACCTGCATGGCTAAAATTCGCTACCGTCAGCCGGATCAGCTTTGTGTGCTGGAAACGTTGGAGAAAGACCGCGCCGAAGTCCGTTTCACTGAACCGCAACGGGCGATCACTCCGGGGCAGTCAGTGGTGTTTTATCAGAATGAGGAATGCCTGGGCGGCGGAATCATCGAGACCGGCTACAATTGA